Genomic DNA from Pistricoccus aurantiacus:
CGATTACCCTGGGCGCCATCGGGCTGATCATCGAATCGCTGCGAGACGCCCGGCGGGGTAAATGACCCGGCGGGCGAAGCCGCATCAAGAGGGAGAAAGATCATGAGCGATTACACCATCGACGAAGGCATGGAAGTCACCCTGCACTTCACCTTGAAGCTCGAGGATGGCACTGTGGTGGATACTACCAAGGACAAGGCGCCGGCGACCTTTCAGGTCGGCGACGGCAACCTGCCGCCGGGTTTCGAGGCGCCGCTTACCGGGCTGACGGACGGCGCCGTCGAGCGCTTCGAGATTCCCCCGGAACATGCTTTCGGTCAGCGCAACCCCAGCAACGTGCAGCTGATCAAGCGTGACGACTTCGACGACGGGGTGCCGGAAGTCGGCACTGTGATGTCCTTCAGCGACGCCGCCGGCGGCGAACTGCCCGGGGTCATCGCAAGCGTTGGGGAAAAGCAGGTTGAAGTGGACTTCAATCATCCTCTGGCCGGGCGTACCCTGACCTTCGAAGTGGAAATCTTGAAGGTAAGACCCGGTACCACGCACTAGCCCTTATATCAGCACCCACGGAGGCACGAATCATGCAGATACAACTGGCCAATCCCCGAGGCTTCTGTGCCGGTGTCGATCGCGCCATCGAGATCGTCAATCGCGCCTTGGATGTCTTCGGGCCACCGATCTATGTGCGCCATGAGGTGGTGCATAATCGCTTCGTGGTGGACAGCCTGCGTAACCGCGGGGCGATCTTCGTCGAGGAGCTGCATGAGGTGCCGGACGACACCATCGTGATCTTCTCCGCCCACGGCGTTTCTCGGGCGGTGCAACAGGAAGCGGAGCAGCGCGGTCTGCGGGTATTCGACGCTACCTGCCCGCTGGTCACCAAGGTGCATATGGAGGTGCTGCGCTACGCCAAGCGTGGCCAGGAGTGCGTGCTGATCGGCCATGCCGGTCACCCGGAAGTGGAAGGCACCATGGGCCGCTACGACACTAGTCACGGCGGCGCCATCTATCTGGTCGAAAACGAGGCGGACGTGGAGACGCTCGAAGTCAAGGACCCCAGCCGCCTGACCTTCGTCACCCAGACCACGCTTTCCATGGACGACACCGCTCGGGTGATCGATGCCCTGCGGGATCGGTTTCCGGACATTCAGGGACCGCGCAAGGACGATATCTGCTACGCCACCCAGAACCGTCAGGACGCGGTACGCGAACTCGCCGCCGGTGCGGATCTGGTGCTGGTGGTGGGCAGCCCCAACAGCTCCAACTCCAATCGCCTTCGAGAGCTTTCCGAACGCATCGGCACCCCCGCCTATCTGATCGACGAGGCCGGCCAGATCGACGCCGCCTGGCTGGAAGGCGTCGAGAGCATCGGCATTACCGCCGGCGCCAGCGCCCCGGAAGTGCTGGTCAAGCAGGTGATCGAACGGCTGCAGGCCCTGGGCGCCAACGCCCCTAATGAGCTCGCCGGGCGAGAGGAAAATATCGTCTTCTCCATGCCCAAGGAGTTACGTGAGCAGGTGATTACCTCAGACCTTTCCTGATATTCCTACGTTTTAACCTTAATTATCCAACGGGCCGCGACTAGATCGTGGCCCGTTGCGTTGTTATAGGCGGTTTCAGCATCAATAATATTTGTAATCTAAAGTTACTTTTTGATACATTGCAGGGCTTAGCCAAAAATTAATTTCTTGGTGCTGTGGTGGGCGGAATAAATCATGCAATCAGCGCAAGGGTTTACGCTTATCGAGCTTATCGCCACGGTGGTGCTTATCGCCATTGTTTCAACCTTGGCAATACCCGCTTGGCAGAGCAGCGTGCAGCGAAGCCAGGTCGCTAGCGATGCTAGAACTCTTTCTCAGGCCTTTACTTTGGCACGCAGTGAGGCGGTGACCCGAGGCGTTCAGGTTAGCGTCTGCCCTCTATCCATGACGGCCGCCGCCACAAGGTGCGGCGATGATTGGCAAGACGGCTGGCTTGTGTACCTGGGTAATAGCGACAATTTTCAGACGGATAAGCGTCTACGTGTTTATCAAGGCAGCCAAGCACGAGAGATCGCAGGTAAATCTACACGGGTCACTTTTAATCCGCGGGGTATGGCAAGTGCATTCAGCTCTTGGAGCTTTTGTAGTGGCGACCATGGGATGAGCATCTTTTTGGCAAGGTCAGGACGTATAGGCAAAATCCCGAAAGGAAGCTGTCAATGATGCGTCGACAATGCCTTCAGGGCCTGCCCCGGCCCTTCTGTAATATATCTTCCTTTATTGTGGGGCCAACTCGTCAAACGGGCGCTGGTCTGATCGAGGTGCTGGTCGCCTTGCTACTGCTCAGTACATCGCTGTTGGGTATGGGTATGCTGCAGGTCAAGACCCTGCAGTACCAGCGCGCCAGCTACAGCGAGACCATGGCCCAGCTATTGGCGATGGACATGGCGGAGCGTATTCAATCCAATCTTGAAGCCCTGGCCGCTTACGATGGCAAGGCAACAGACACAATAGCGGCGAACCTTTGCACCGACAACTGCAGTCCTGAGAAACGATTGGTTGAGCGCGATCTGCTCGCTTGGAAAGTCTCCATCGAGCAGATCGCGAATGCAGGGCTGACGGAAGGAAAGGGTAAGATATCCGTCGATACCTCGACCAGCCCGCAGCGGGTCACGCTCAGCCTTCATTGGAAGGAAACGTTAAAAGATATCAAGGACAAGGACGATAAGAATACTTCCAAGGCGGAGTTCGCTTTTGAGGTCCAACCATGAAGCATCGACAAACCGGCGTAGGGCTCGTTGAGCTAATGATATCGCTGGTATTGGGTTTGTTGGTATCCGCCTTAGCACTACAGATGTTTCTTGGATCTCGTTCCAGCCTGTCGAGTCAGGAGGCATTATCCTATCTACAAGAATCCGCTCGCTACGTTTCCTATCGCCTGCAACCTTTGATGCGTAATGTGGGATACGCAGGGTGCGGCAATGTAGAAAATATTGAGGTGGCGAAAGGCGTGAGTGTTGAGTACGACCTGACGCAACCTCTTAGCGCTAAGAAAAAAAAATATAAAGAGGTTGTTTATTGGGAGTTGATTCTCGCCTACGCAGATAAGGAAAGCGAAGTTCCTCTAGCAGGCAGCATGGCGTCGAAAGACAGTGACCTGAAGTTCGATACGAATGATATGGAGTTATTTCTTAATAACAATAAAGACAAGGTGCTTGAAAAAACGGTGTTGATCAATGATTGCAAGACAGCAGATCTCTTTACTCTGAAAGACGACTGGGTTTCAGGGAATACTTTTGAAACCGTAGAAGGACCAAGTCGAGCTTATGGCCAGTCCGGTTCCGTTATTAGCTATGTCTATCCGGTCAAAGCTTGGCGGTTGGTCCTTGCTGATCAGGAAATCAGCGGCAGGGCAACTGGGAACATAGCATTATTTATCGATAGAACAGAGCCAGGGCCAGCATTTCAGCGGGAAGAGCTTGTCGCTGGGGTAGGTGGTCTGGAAGTCACGTTTGGCGTCGATACAGATAACGATGGCATTGTCGATCAGTTAGGTGTAATGCCCGACTCCATCAGCACCAATAACTGGGGAACACTAATCCGGCGAATTGAAATCGCTTTGACATTGCAAAGCGAGCCGGGGGTTGTTCCGGGTGGGGCGAACAGTGGCCGTCTCGAACGGACCTTCAACATGACTTTTTCGCCGCGCAACCTGCAGTTAAGAGGTAAAAGCTGATGGTAACTCGTAACCATAATCAGCAAGGCGTCGCGTTACTAGTTGTATTGATCATGCTGATAGTGGTAGGGCTCGCGGCGGTCACCGGTGCAAAGGATTCGCAGTTGCAGACCAAGATGAGTATTAACAGCCGCGCTTATGAGCAGGCTTATTACCATGCGGAAACAAGCCTCGCTCATGCAGAGAATAAGCTTCAGACTGAAACTTGGCTGATTAGCGATTTTGACAATAGCAATGGGTTATTTATTGCTGATAAAGGAAAAGCGGTTCTTCCCAGGATCAATGCCTCCAGTTCGACAATCGATATTCATGCCGTACTGAAGGAAAAAGGCAGAATTGCCAAAGGTATTGATAATAACATTATCGGTTTTTATTTGGTTGAATATTTAGGCCGAGTGGGGCGAGCACCGCTAAATCCTACCAATGAAAAGAATGCCGGCGACTTGAGGCTGAATGCTTTTCGTATTACCGCGCTGGGGCAGGCGGGACTGGGCAACAAAGCCTGGGCAGTAATACAGAGCGAGTTACGACTCAAGCCTTTTTGAAGAGAACAACGCTATGCATCGATTGATCGCCGTTATATTTTGCCTGATCAGTACTGCATCCTTGGCTGCACCAGGAAAGATTTTTCAAGCTCCGGTTATCGAGGCCACTGGGGTAAAGCCCAACATCATGTTGATTCTCGATGACTCCGGCAGCATGAACTGGGAAGATACGCTAAATAAGGGCGTTGAAAAACTCAAACTGCACAAAGATATAAAGCTCGAACCGACGTCATCTTATGTAAGTGAATTGCTTATTTATCGCAAGTACTTAGACATGTGGCAAATAAATAAAATAGATCAAGATATAAAGATAGATAAAAAGAAAATAAAAAAGGAACAAGCCAATGCCTATATGAACCTGGCGACATGTCCAGGATTCAACGTGTTGGCGTATAATGAAAACAAAATCTATGCTGTTCCGCCAGGTCGCGACGAAGTAAGTGATCATCAAATTAGTCAGGTTTCCAACCTCTTTTATTATCGCTGGGGCGATAGAGACACCGATGGCGAATACGATATAGGCGAATGTGGCTTAGAATGGCGTCCTGACGACGACGATTATGATTTCGATGACGACTATCTCCAGGAAGTCAAAAACCTCGACAAGCAGGCCCAGAAAAATTATGCCAACTGGTTTTACTTCTATCGCGATAGAATGAAGGTGGCGCAGTTTGCCTTATCTAAGGTCATTTCTTTCGGTAACGCTCGTGTGGGGTTTAATACGCTTCATAAGCGTAATGAGCAAGATGTCAGTGACGTCGATAAAGACAATCATCGACAGAATCTTATAAACGCTGTCATCGATAGCGTCCCTAGCGGTGGAACTCCACTTCGTACGACACTTCAGCGAGTTGGTGAATACTTTAAGCTTACGGGTAATGAAGCGCCTATTTTGACTGCTGAAGAAGGCGGCATGTGTCAGCAGAATTATGCCATATTGATGAGTGACGGCTATTGGAATGGCAAGAAGCCAAAAGATGTCAAGCATCAAGATAAAGAGGTTGGTGGGTTGGTGCGTAAAAGTGATAAAGACAAGCACTCCGATACACTGGCTGATGTGGCGATGAAGTATTATAAGGAAGACTTGAGAAGTGATCTTGATAATATGATGCCGATTGTGCGCGGAGTCGATGAGAACCCGGCTCAGCATTTGGTGACTTATACCATTGGTTTTGGTGTCAATGGCAAGCTATCTGATAATCCACCTGACCCTGATAGTGAGTTCATATGGCCAGAACCTAAAGAAAATACCCAGACGACAATTGACGATATGCGCCACGCAGCCTGGAATTCCCGAGGCGAGTTTCTAAGCGCGGCTGACCCCGAGGCGTTGGATAAAGCGTTAAATAATATCGTAAGTAATATCAATGCACGGTCGACCAGTACTTCTAGCTTGGAAGTCGCTAGTAATACATCGACTAACGATAGGCTTTTGGTTCAGGCAACGTACGATCCCTCCAGCTGGAAAGGTGATGTGATAACCCGTTATTTCGATGGGATGGAAGAGCTTAATGATACCAAATGGTCGCTTTCCCAATGGTTGAGGGAATTAGATAAGCGGCATGTGAGGCGTCGTATATTGACCATTAATCCGCAAGCCAGTACCGATTCGGCATTTGCCTTTTCCAAGGCCAACATCGATAAATTTAGCGATATTCAACAACAGGATCTTGACGGGCTGGTACAGGCATCTCCAGCGGAGCTGATTGACTACCTCAAAGGCGATGCCCAATATGAGGGCAGCAAGTTTCGTGCCCGCCATGGTTACTACCTCGGCGATATTGTTGGCTCCTATCCAGTAATTATTGATGCGCCGAAGGCTAATTATACTGATGTCACCTATGCTAGCTTTTACCGGAAATATGCCAAGCGCACCAGTATGACTTACGTGGGTGCAAATGACGGCATGCTGCATGCTATTAACCTGGAGAGCGGCGAGGAAGAGTTCGCCTTTATACCTCATGGCGTATTTAGTATCGCTTCCGAAGAGGGTGTTCGTCAGCTGGCAAGAAAGGACTATATGCATCGTTTTTATGTCAATGCGACTCCTGTGGCAAGAGACGCCTATGTCAAATTACAAGGCGAAAACGAGAAGGAGTGGCATACCCTATTGCTAGGAGGCCTAGGAGCGGGCGGCAAGTCCGTTTATCTGCTGGATATTACCGATCCTGATACCTTCGCCGCGGCGGCGCCGAGCGATATTGTCAAATGGGAATTCAGTCATGACGATCTGGGATACAGCTTCAGCGAGATTCAGGTGGCCAAGCTTGTCGACGATAATTGGTATGCGATCTTCGGCAACGGCTACAATGCTGACAATGATGGCAAGGCCAAGTTGTTTATCGTCAATCTTGAGGATCCCGACGACTATACGCTGATCGATACCGGGGTCGGCAGTATCAGTGGGGCAAGTTGTCTCGACTCGAGCAGTGACTGCAATGGCCTGTCCAGTCCGGAGATCGCTGATTTGGATGGCGACGGGGTGTTCGACTGGGTTTATGCTGGGGATCTGCACGGTAACCTCTGGACCTTCGATTTGACCGAGTTCAATGGCACGGCGTCTTCTGTATCGATGCATCGATTGTTTCTGTCCTGTGCTACCCCGTTGCTTTCCGGTGAATGCCCGGCCGACGTTCGTCAGCCAATCACCACCAGGCCCGCTCTAGCGCGTAACACGCACTTTACCGGCAATAAAGCGCATCCTTATCTCAACGTGTTCTGGGGTACCGGTCAATTATTAAGCAGTGACGACAAAAAAGATAAAAACAAGCAGACTTTCTATAGCGTGTTGCATCGTGGCGATGGAGTGCGCCGTTACCAAAGCGATCTAGTTAAGCAATCTTTCCAAGAGATTGGCGGTGTTGGTAATGCCCGTATCGTTAATGGTAAGCGAGTGGAGTATTTAGATAAAAGTAGCGCTAAGTTTGGTTGGTATCTGTCTTTGCCCGATGAGGGTGAGCGATTGATCACCACCCCGGCCATTCGTGGCGATCTTGTGGTCTTCAATTCCATCGTGCCTGGTGAAAATGGCCCATGTATTGCCGGAGCGGATGGCTGGCTCAATGCAGTAAATCTGCTAGATGGATTAACGCCTGTAAGAGTGGGTAACGATAATAACAACCAGATTTTTGATTACAACGGGGACAGCAAGGTTAACGAGCAAGATAGGGTCGGCGGCTTTACCGTGGTCGGAATAAAAATGGCAGGAGAGCCAACGGCGCCGAGACTATATGGAGATACCCAGTACGTCGGTTTAGGTGCTTCGCAAAACACTCCGGGGGGCGTTAGGGAGCAGTTGATGAACTTCGGCGTAAACATGCAGGCTGGACGCAGCGGCTGGTTCCAATTGCGTTGATTGATTTATCTCTGTTACCGAAAGGTATGCAATGACGAAAAGAATTCAGGGCTTTACGCTTATTGAAATGATGATTGTGGTGGCAATTGTCGGAATCTTGGCGGGAATCGCCTATCCCAGCTATCAGGCCCATGTCGAACGGTCGCGTCGTGGCGATGCAATTGCCAAACTGCTGGAGCTAGCTCAGGCTCAAGAGCGTTTTATGGCGCGCTGTGGTCACTATGCGACCCAGATCGGAGGCAAAGCGGTATGTGATGATAGCGATGAAGGCCTGGGAATGAAGATGCAGAGCCAGGAAAAATTTTATCAGTTGAGCCTTGTCAGTAGCGGGGCCACGAGCTACACCTTGAAAGCGACGCCTCAAGGTGCTCAATCTGGCGATACTGACTGTACCGAATTGACACTAAATCATTTGGGTGAACGCGGCGCCAAGAACTCCGACAGCTCGAGTGACAAGGATAGCACACTAGCCTGCTGGTAAAGCTTACAGCTAGTCGCGGCGTGTCATGCGCATGCCGATCCAGTCAATTTGACTGAGTCGTGGTTACTGCTCTTCAAGATACCTATGTTTGTGATCCAGGCAGCAGAACCATTCCCCCCGTTCCCGCAGTGCGTCTTCTTCCGGCAAATGCACATGACAATAGGTGCAGCGCACCATATGACCGTCGTCAAGACGGCGGCTCGACTGGTCCGCGTCGCGCTCCCGCGCCCACTCTCGATACATGCGATAGAGTTTCAGGCCGGCGTACAGCAGTACGCCAAAAATAATGAGACGAATGATCAACAGGTTCATCCTTCTTCGACTCCGTTGTAAGGCCAGCGAAGCGATTTGCTATCCGTGTCAACTGCTGGAGAGCGGCTTGGCATTCACGTATTGCGGGCGGAAAGTGTCGCCACTCAAATGCGAGTTATCCGGATCATTTTCGATCAGCACCGTCAGCACGTCCCTGGCCTGATCGCGCATATCCATGCCCAGATAGCCTTCTACCATGACCGCCAGGGCATTGCGGGTAGCCGGGGCCTGAGGATAATGCTCGACCACGTAAAGCCCGCGGTTGACCGCCGCCAGATAGGCACCCTTTCGCAGGTAGAAGTCTGCGACGTGCAGTTCATGCTCCGCGAGGATATTGCGCAGATACACCATGCGCTTCTGCGCATCCGGCGCGTATTCGCTGTCGGGATAGCGACGTACCAGTTCGCTGAAGTCCTGGAAGGCATCCCGGCTGGCACCCAGGTCACGTTTGGAAATATCGATCAGCTTGAGCCGCTCCAGACTGAAGCGACCCGCCTGATAGGCGGCCAGACCACGTAGATAGTAGGCGTAATCCACCTGCGGGTGATCCGGCTGCAAGCGGATGAAACGGCTTGCCGCGGCTCGGGTGGCCTCCCAATCGCCGACCTTGTAATAGGCGTAGATCAACTCGAGCTGAGTCTGTTCCGCATGTTCGCCGAAGGGGTAGCGATTATCCAGCGCTTCCAGACGGTCGACCGCGGTGCTGTTGCGTCCGGAGTCCAAGGCTTCCTGGGCTTGCTGGTAAAGTTCGTTTTCGCTCGCCTCGGGAACGGTATCGCCGTTCGAAGCACAGCCTGCCAGCAGCATGGCGGTCAAAGCCAAGGCACCCAACCCGGTGCCGTTAGTGAAAAAGCGCATCATCTTCCTCGTGTCGACTAACCCGTCGTTTCAATTCTTCGCGTGTCGCTCGATCCATCCTAGCGGCAAACAACCCGGGTGAGCCATGCTAGAATTGGTCGCGAATGGCTCAGTGTAAAGCACTCTCGCAGGGCGCTCACTATAAAGCACCCATCGCAACCGGGAAAACCTGCGTTGACGGCCATTGCTTCAGGTTTATCCAAAGGCGTTTGCTCCATGTCCGATACATTGCATCGCGATGAACGTATTCCCGACAGTCTCGCCGGCCAGCGCTTCGATCAGGCGGCGGCGGAGCTTTTCAGCGATTTCTCCCGGGAGCGGCTCAAGGCCTGGATTCAGCAGGGCATGCTGACCCTGGATGGCACCCAGGCGCGTCCCAAGGACAAGGTGCGCGGCGGCGAGCGTCTGGCGCTTCACGCGGTGCTCGAGGAGGATACCCGCTGGCAGCCTCAAGCCATGGATCTGGATGTCCTGTTCGAGGATGATGAGGTACTGGTGCTGAACAAGCCTGCGGGGCTGGTAGTGCACCCGGCGGCGGGAAATCCGGACGGCACCTTGCTGAATGCTCTGCTGCATCATTGTCCGGCGCTTGCGGCGATTCCTCGGGCAGGCATCGTGCATCGTCTGGACAAGGACACCACCGGGCTGATGGTGGTGGCCAAGACGTTGAAGGCTCAGACCAGCCTGGTAGAGCAGTTGCAGGCGCGCAGCGTGTCCCGGGAATATGATGCGATCGTGACCGGCGTAATGACTGCCGGGGGCACCGTGGACGCGCCGATCGGGCGCCATCCCAAGGATCGCAAGCGCCAGGCGGTCACCGCTTCCGGCAAACCGGCGATCACCCATTATCGTGTCACGGAGCGGTTTCGCGGTCATACTCACGTGCGCTGTCGCCTCGAGACCGGTCGCACCCATCAGATTCGCGTGCACTTGGCCCATCGGCGCTTTCCCCTGTTGGGGGACCGGATATACGGCGGCCGACTGAAACTCCCCGCCGGCGCCAGCGAGGAGCTCAAGGAACTATTGCGCAGCTTTCCGCGTCAGGCGCTGCATGCCCGCAGGCTGGCGTTTGTTCACCCGGCAAGCCATGAGCCGGTCGAATGGCGGGCGGAACTTCCGGATGACCTGCTGACCCTGCTTGACTATCTGCGTGACGACCACCGGATGATGCAATGACGAGTTCGGCATCATGAATTCTCATGCGCCAAGGTATGCTTTCCATGAACGATAAATCCATCTCCCAGGCGCAGCGGCCCACCCTGCTATTGCCGGATTGGCCGGCACCGCTCTCGGTATGTGCCTTCGTCACCACTCGGGAGACCGGTCCCAGCGAGGGCGCCTTCGCCGCTTTCAATACTGCCACCCATGTGGATGACGACCCGGAAAGTGTCGCACGCTGCCGAGCGCTGCTGCGCGCGGAGCTCACTGACGGGCGACCGCTGCTGTGGCTCGATCAGGTTCACGGCGCCGGCGTGCAGCAGAATTATTCCGATGATACCCCCCGGGCGGATGCGGCGGTGGCCTTCGATCAGCGCTATGCCTGTGTGATCCAGACCGCGGACTGTCTGCCGGTATTCTTCTGCGACCGCGCCGGCAGCCGAGTCGGGTTGGCTCATGCCGGCTGGCGCAGTCTGGCCGGTGGCGTACTGGAAGCCAGTGTGGCAGCGCTGAATGTCGCGCCGGAGGAATTGCTGGTCTGGCTGGGGCCGGCGATCTCCAACGCCCAGTTCGAGGTCGGCCCGGAAGTGTATGGCGCTTTCACTGCGATCCAGCCGGAGGCGGAAACCGCCTTCGAGCCCAGCCCTTACCGTCTGGGGCACTACATGGCGGATCTCTATCGCCTGGCCCGGCTGCGCCTGGAACGGCTGGGTATTCAGCATATCAGCGGCGGCCATTTCTGTACCGCCTGCGAACCACGCTTCTATTCCCATCGCCGGGACGATGGAGTCACGGGACGAATGGCCAGCGTGATCTGGCTTAGATGACTTGAAACTTCCTCGCCATACCTCCATTTATCATGTCAAGTTGAACGCTATGCATGGGAGGCGCGCTGCGTCCAAGCGCAGCGTTACCCCGATGGAGGAAGTCTATGAGATTCGATAAGTTTACCGGCAAGCTCCAGGGCGCCATCGCCGATGCGCAGTCCCTCGCGGTGGGTCAAGGACACAATCAGCTGGACCCGGGCCACCTGTTGATGGCGCTGCTGGACAATCGCGACAGCGGTATCCGCGGGCTGGTGGAAAAGGCCGGCGGCGACGCCGGGCGTTTACGCAACGGCCTGAGCCAATACCTGGACAACCTGCCGGTAGTCAGTCAGTTCGACGGCGAGGTGCAACCCTCACGCGATCTGGCGCGGCTGTTCAACCTGGCGGATCGAGAAGCTCAGAAGCGCGGCGATCAGTTCATCGCCAGCGAACTGGTGCTGCTTGCCGCCCTGGAAATGAATCACGCCGTCACTAGGGTGCTGACTCAGGCGGGGCTGAATCGCAAGGCGGTAGAAACCGCTATCGACAGTCTGCGCGGCGGCCAGAAGGTGGATGATCCAAACGCGGAAGACAATCGCGAGGCGCTGGAAAAGTATACCCTGGACCTGACCGCTCGAGCGGCGGAAGGCAAGCTCGATCCGGTGATCGGTCGCGACGACGAGATTCGTCGCACCATTCAGGTGCTGCAGCGGCGCACCAAGAACAACCCGGTATTGATCGGCGAGCCCGGCGTAGGCAAGACCGCCATCGTCGAGGGGCTGGCCAACCGCATCATCGACGGCGAGGTACCGGAAGGGCTCAAGGACAAGCGCGTGCTGTCCCTGGACATGGGCGCGCTGCTGGCGGGAGCCAAGTTCCGCGGCGAATTCGAGGAACGTCTCAAGTCGGTGCTCAACGAGCTGGCCCAGGAAGAAGGCCGAGTGATCCTGTTCATCGACGAGCTGCACACCATGGTCGGCGCCGGCAAGGCGGAAGGATCCATGGACGCTGGCAACATGCTGAAGCCGGCGCTGGCCCGAGGCGAGTTGCACTGCGTGGGCGCCACCACCCTGGACGAGTATCGTCAGTACATCGAGAAGGACGCGGCGCTGGAGCGTCGCTTCCAGAAGGTGCTGGTGGACGAGCCCAACGAAGAAGACACCATCGCCATCCTGCGCGGCCTGAAGGAGCGCTACGAGGTTCACCACCGACTCAACATCACCGACTCGGCGATCATCGCCGCGGCCAAGCTTTCCGCGCGCTATATCACCGATCGCAAGCTGCCGGACAAGGCCATCGATCTGATCGACGAAGCCTCCTCGCGAATTCGTATGGAGCTGGATTCCATGCCGGAGGAGATGGATCGGCTCGATCGACGCCTGATTCAGCTCAAGATGGAACGGGAGGCGCTGAAGAAGGAAACCGACGAGGCGTCTCGCAAGCGTCTGGATGCGCTGGAGGCGGAAATCGACGAGCTCTCTCGAGAGTACGCGGATCTCGAGGAGGTGTGGAAATCCGAGAAGGCCAGCATTGAGGGTGCCGCTCAGTTCAAGGCGGAACTCGACAAGGCCCGGGTCGAACTGGACGCCGCCAAGCGCCAGGGGGATCTGGGACGCATGTCCGAGCTGCAGTACGGGGTGATTCC
This window encodes:
- the fkpB gene encoding FKBP-type peptidyl-prolyl cis-trans isomerase, with the translated sequence MSDYTIDEGMEVTLHFTLKLEDGTVVDTTKDKAPATFQVGDGNLPPGFEAPLTGLTDGAVERFEIPPEHAFGQRNPSNVQLIKRDDFDDGVPEVGTVMSFSDAAGGELPGVIASVGEKQVEVDFNHPLAGRTLTFEVEILKVRPGTTH
- the ispH gene encoding 4-hydroxy-3-methylbut-2-enyl diphosphate reductase, which codes for MQIQLANPRGFCAGVDRAIEIVNRALDVFGPPIYVRHEVVHNRFVVDSLRNRGAIFVEELHEVPDDTIVIFSAHGVSRAVQQEAEQRGLRVFDATCPLVTKVHMEVLRYAKRGQECVLIGHAGHPEVEGTMGRYDTSHGGAIYLVENEADVETLEVKDPSRLTFVTQTTLSMDDTARVIDALRDRFPDIQGPRKDDICYATQNRQDAVRELAAGADLVLVVGSPNSSNSNRLRELSERIGTPAYLIDEAGQIDAAWLEGVESIGITAGASAPEVLVKQVIERLQALGANAPNELAGREENIVFSMPKELREQVITSDLS
- a CDS encoding GspH/FimT family pseudopilin: MQSAQGFTLIELIATVVLIAIVSTLAIPAWQSSVQRSQVASDARTLSQAFTLARSEAVTRGVQVSVCPLSMTAAATRCGDDWQDGWLVYLGNSDNFQTDKRLRVYQGSQAREIAGKSTRVTFNPRGMASAFSSWSFCSGDHGMSIFLARSGRIGKIPKGSCQ
- the pilV gene encoding type IV pilus modification protein PilV encodes the protein MMRRQCLQGLPRPFCNISSFIVGPTRQTGAGLIEVLVALLLLSTSLLGMGMLQVKTLQYQRASYSETMAQLLAMDMAERIQSNLEALAAYDGKATDTIAANLCTDNCSPEKRLVERDLLAWKVSIEQIANAGLTEGKGKISVDTSTSPQRVTLSLHWKETLKDIKDKDDKNTSKAEFAFEVQP
- a CDS encoding prepilin-type N-terminal cleavage/methylation domain-containing protein is translated as MKHRQTGVGLVELMISLVLGLLVSALALQMFLGSRSSLSSQEALSYLQESARYVSYRLQPLMRNVGYAGCGNVENIEVAKGVSVEYDLTQPLSAKKKKYKEVVYWELILAYADKESEVPLAGSMASKDSDLKFDTNDMELFLNNNKDKVLEKTVLINDCKTADLFTLKDDWVSGNTFETVEGPSRAYGQSGSVISYVYPVKAWRLVLADQEISGRATGNIALFIDRTEPGPAFQREELVAGVGGLEVTFGVDTDNDGIVDQLGVMPDSISTNNWGTLIRRIEIALTLQSEPGVVPGGANSGRLERTFNMTFSPRNLQLRGKS
- a CDS encoding pilus assembly PilX family protein, with the translated sequence MVTRNHNQQGVALLVVLIMLIVVGLAAVTGAKDSQLQTKMSINSRAYEQAYYHAETSLAHAENKLQTETWLISDFDNSNGLFIADKGKAVLPRINASSSTIDIHAVLKEKGRIAKGIDNNIIGFYLVEYLGRVGRAPLNPTNEKNAGDLRLNAFRITALGQAGLGNKAWAVIQSELRLKPF
- a CDS encoding pilus assembly protein, translated to MHRLIAVIFCLISTASLAAPGKIFQAPVIEATGVKPNIMLILDDSGSMNWEDTLNKGVEKLKLHKDIKLEPTSSYVSELLIYRKYLDMWQINKIDQDIKIDKKKIKKEQANAYMNLATCPGFNVLAYNENKIYAVPPGRDEVSDHQISQVSNLFYYRWGDRDTDGEYDIGECGLEWRPDDDDYDFDDDYLQEVKNLDKQAQKNYANWFYFYRDRMKVAQFALSKVISFGNARVGFNTLHKRNEQDVSDVDKDNHRQNLINAVIDSVPSGGTPLRTTLQRVGEYFKLTGNEAPILTAEEGGMCQQNYAILMSDGYWNGKKPKDVKHQDKEVGGLVRKSDKDKHSDTLADVAMKYYKEDLRSDLDNMMPIVRGVDENPAQHLVTYTIGFGVNGKLSDNPPDPDSEFIWPEPKENTQTTIDDMRHAAWNSRGEFLSAADPEALDKALNNIVSNINARSTSTSSLEVASNTSTNDRLLVQATYDPSSWKGDVITRYFDGMEELNDTKWSLSQWLRELDKRHVRRRILTINPQASTDSAFAFSKANIDKFSDIQQQDLDGLVQASPAELIDYLKGDAQYEGSKFRARHGYYLGDIVGSYPVIIDAPKANYTDVTYASFYRKYAKRTSMTYVGANDGMLHAINLESGEEEFAFIPHGVFSIASEEGVRQLARKDYMHRFYVNATPVARDAYVKLQGENEKEWHTLLLGGLGAGGKSVYLLDITDPDTFAAAAPSDIVKWEFSHDDLGYSFSEIQVAKLVDDNWYAIFGNGYNADNDGKAKLFIVNLEDPDDYTLIDTGVGSISGASCLDSSSDCNGLSSPEIADLDGDGVFDWVYAGDLHGNLWTFDLTEFNGTASSVSMHRLFLSCATPLLSGECPADVRQPITTRPALARNTHFTGNKAHPYLNVFWGTGQLLSSDDKKDKNKQTFYSVLHRGDGVRRYQSDLVKQSFQEIGGVGNARIVNGKRVEYLDKSSAKFGWYLSLPDEGERLITTPAIRGDLVVFNSIVPGENGPCIAGADGWLNAVNLLDGLTPVRVGNDNNNQIFDYNGDSKVNEQDRVGGFTVVGIKMAGEPTAPRLYGDTQYVGLGASQNTPGGVREQLMNFGVNMQAGRSGWFQLR
- a CDS encoding type IV pilin protein, with the protein product MTKRIQGFTLIEMMIVVAIVGILAGIAYPSYQAHVERSRRGDAIAKLLELAQAQERFMARCGHYATQIGGKAVCDDSDEGLGMKMQSQEKFYQLSLVSSGATSYTLKATPQGAQSGDTDCTELTLNHLGERGAKNSDSSSDKDSTLACW